The sequence CGCAGGGACCTCTTTGCGCTTCTTAGCTGAATCAGATGAATCAGTTATTAGAACTGCTTGCGATGGTTGGACATGAGCGAGAATTTATCAggtgatgtttataattgtagGCAATGTATCTTAATGCAAAAGTTAGAATTGGTTTTAAGTTCGCCTCTTAATGCTTGCTGCAAGTTCACTATAGCCTATCAATGCAATGACAGCGAAATGGGCATCGATTGTTGCGACGTGAACTCGGAGGACTCGGGTAGCTTTACTTCCGCCGGAAACTCAAAAATCTCCGACCCAACAgagtgttcaaagcactttccACCGAGCTTAAGCTCCAAACCTCCGAGACTCCCGAAACCTCTGAGCGCGTTGAAGGCGGCATTCCTTTCATGATATTTCATTTCCTGTCCTACaaatgtcacttcctgtcctgAAATGTCTCTTTATGTCATGatatgtcacttcctgtcctgatctgtctcttcctctccagaTTGCTTATCACCCATCTGGCCAGACGCAGGTCATCGGCTTTTACTTGATCTCTCACCAAGGTTGAACCCAGCTCCACTCGGGCTCCTACAAACAGGAGCCAGATGCTGACTATTCCCTATCACCAGAAATATGTAGCATTCACAAAGCCACAAAGTAGATAGAGTGGGCTTACAATGGGTGTCTTTGAGGGATGCGTCTACAAGACTACATTACTGTCAACTGGCTGGACCAACACATTAAAAATAGTGCACACTGATTGGGTTGAAATGAATCAGCCTTGTGTTGGTTTAAAATACTGAGAAGAATAGGATTTTGCTACATACGTTCCCATAACAGGTTCCTAAAATGCTCCATTGACCATAACACATGTATTCATTCAAATCAAAGTTTTGAGAACGTTATATACAGAATGATATACATTTCCAACATGAACACACGTACTAAAGCTATATATTTTGCGATAACATCAAAGTTGATGGTCTCTCAAATCTCAATCTTCAAATGTGAATCCTCAGCAGAAAAGTCAGCAGTGTTTCTATACTATACACGTATGTGGGTCAGGACGTTATTAATCTACATTAAAATGGACAGAGAGCATGTTTGCCAATGGGTGCTGTTTTTTGATTTGCAAGCCGGCTtaggggggttggggttaggtagggtggggtgaggtggggtggggtgagAAGAATTAGAAAGAGCGGGGCGAATAGCATCTCTTAGCTGAATTAATATTAATTCCCATTTATGGCCAGATGTGATATGATCATCATCACtgcaataattataataattggaTTCAATGTGGAGGAGCctgatgcccacacacacacacacacacacacacacacacacacacacacacacacacacacacacacacacacacacacacacacacacacacacacacacacacacacacaaacagacacaaacacacatttgcacacacgcagacaaccACAAATGTACCTACGCACGCaagtagacacacaaacatgcacacacacacacacacacacacacacacacacacacacacacacacacacacacacacacacacacacacacacacacacacacacacacacacacacacacaacatttcaACCTGGAATAGTATAGATTAGGGGACGATGTTCAACTTTTTTCCAACTTAATGTCCATATGACTATATTTGAAGAAGAGGGTTGAGAGATGATTAGAGAACtgacaaaaaaacatgaaaagtTTGTATTATGTTCAAAAGGGAACAATGCTTGAATGCTTGGAAAGGTGAGTAAGGTGAGGGAGGTGATGTGGGACACAATCCTATTGACTGCGTTCAACGTATCAATGAGACTAAGCTAAGTCAGATGACCCCAGTGTGACCTATGAGCTCTTCTCACTTTCACGACCCCTTGGATTGGGCGACGTGGGATTCACAGAGGAGTTACATCCCATTGGATGACAGGGgcaatccctctctctgtttgatGTGAGGTTACAGCAACACACAACCAACCATCTTCAAGCTACCAAACACTGAGAGAGCATGGCATTAGCACTGCCAGGGGTAGGGGTTCGATGCGATGGATGGGGTGGCCCCCATGCATaaagggaggtggtggtgtgacTCTTTGGATAATAGCATCATCAACCAAATGGCATATATTAACAGCCTTAATGAAATGCTTCTAGCTAGACACAACACCTTTAGTTTACAGTAATAGTTAGTTACAGTATTATATGTGGGAGTGGTTGTGGATGATGTCTGTTTTAAGCAGCCTAACGTGGCCCGAGTCGGACTGATTGGAATCTGGGGCTGGCAGAGGCTGCCTAAACAGCCATCACCCAGACCCAAAATAAGATTTCAAGGTTCTAACAATTCATACATGTTTAACATTTTGTATTAATCTTATAGAATGAGTTCAAATGAGTTAGAGTGGGTATGTCCAAAGCAGGCAGTATGTTATTTACTCACTGACTCTATCCGGAGGGATATCTAAGGACACGAGTGAGACCGGACATACCCAGCTGCCTCAGGTTTCCAAATGTAAAACCAAGGGATAATCCTCACTTTTTTGACCCTTTCAGTGGGGATTCCCATGGTGTGGTTGTTATGAAGATTCATTAGAGCCTACTgtcaaaatatataattttttttattaaaattcaCATCTTATGTCACGTTTTGATAAGACAAGATAAAATAGGATGTCCTACTTTATTTATCCCTGATGGGACTTTTCAGGCCCTATGATGTATTTTAGTCATAAGATGTATGAGTATGATTTATAAGTGTGTGGCTCAAGAAGAAGTCTTCTTGACTTTGAGGATGCTGATCAGACTGTGAGAAGTCAAGGCTTATGTTTAATCGGAACACAGCGGGGCTTATTATTCCACGGAGAGGGAGGCTGTTgccttcacacagacacacacacacacacacacacacacacacacacacacacacacacacacacacacacacacacacacacacacacacacacacacacacacacacacacactgtaacctgCTGCAAGGTGCGCACCGAAGTGACGATGGCCTATTTTTGGTTAAAAAACCCTGAAACAAAAAGCTTTTATTGTGATTACTGTATAGCCTAGTGCAACTGTGTTTTGACATAATGCATAGGAAAACCACCACGTTGCGCGCGTGCCAAGGTGATGTGCTCAATAAAATATGACATTGAAGTCAAGGGCCACTTTAAGTTCGTTTGcctgcttttgttttgttttttccaatCTTAAACTTTGACAAAAGGTGACCTCGCATTGTTAGAATGTCCTAATTATTGATCGACAAACATGTATATAAAAATGAATTGTATTGAGGTAGCCCTTCCCTAAAGAAATTCAGATTTAAAGATGTAAATTGCACAGGAATAGGGAAGCTAGAAAAATGCATTTCAGAGCTCATGGTTCTACTTATTGCATCGAAATGTCCATTTGAATGTATTAATGTAAAGAACTAAGTCCGATTTGGCCATTGGGATAACACGAGAACGATTAAAAAAACTATCCAGAATAGGCCCCAGTAAGCTTTTGTCAATGATGTGTGTAataatttcatttaaattcttATGTGATCAAGTCCAACAGAAAGTCAGGAGGATAACTCATAAAAGACCTACAGACCTTAAGGATGCAGAGGCTGCTCAAAAACGGCTCAATCATGAATTTCCTGACACACAAATAGTATATAGTCCAAACTATGTCCCTCGATTCTGTGATTAAGGTTTTATAGGTACAATATGCTCCcattttttctaaattaaaaaaatagccAGACTGGTTTGTCTCACTCACTATCCCTCTCTAACTTGTCCTGGACGAATGCCGAACAAAATAGAACAGAGAAATAGCATAAGAGTCGctgaaagaaaaacattaaattaCTGACAAATATACTCACATGTAAAACTGTGATGGTAACGGCGCAGCTTCCAGAATTAGGTGGGGATTTCAGTAGAGGGAAGTGCCAAATCCAGCGCGCAAAACCCATAATTTCCCTCAAGCAAGTGAGTAACAAAAACTAAATCCGTTTTTCCAGTCAATTGTCTTCTAGACCAGCTGAATTACCTTACGTTGGACATTTTAAACGCGGGTAGAGGTGTTGCAGGTGCACAAGCCATTAACTGTCAATTGACGAGAACCTCTTCCCGCCATTCGAATCGTTTGTTCTTTATTCCTGTTAGACGACAGGTCCGAAGTTGTTAAACTCTTTAAAAAAATGGGTGCGCAACAGAATTTCTAGCGCTTTCTTTCTACAGTTGCGCCGCCAGGAAGCAAGAAGCAAGTCGCGAGTGCCGGTGGCAGCTCGTGCGCACTGCAGTCCGTCATGTGGAtctgggagggagggctggTCGAGCGACGAGCATCAGTGGGATTAGACTACTTGATTATTTTTTCaaacttttttaaataaaaaactaAATCCATGTTATTCTCAAATGTACGTTTGAAATTCTAAGTGTTACCCAATCTAAAGTGTTATATTGTTTTCAGATGTGGATATTTTGTCTTTGTAAAATCATTTCCCCCATCCTTTCTGACGAGAATGGCATACGGTTTACACCTCCCAATAGGTTTTGTGCTGTATATTATTTGAGACAGTAGCCTGCACTTATTTTACTCAAGAAGGATGAAAAACAACTGGATTCATGGGCAACTATTACCGGTCATTGATATTTTTTGCGTTGTCTTCTCGCCCCATCTGCTGGTGTAAATAGTTCAGTTAACTTCTTGGAAATTTACAAACCATTAGCTCTCATATAAACAGGATAGCGTTTGCGTGCCAAACGGTAATTTGCATCGATATCAATTTTGATGGTTTACAAAATAAGTACTTTGTCTTATTttgatcaaattaaaaaataataattgtggtATAAAATAGCAGTTCCAATAAAGGAAATAACAATGTCTCAATTTAAAAGTGTGCAGAGCGCAACCATTGGatataataaaaatgaatcATATTTAGCTCCCTATGAAAGGGCCAAGCGTTGAGTCGGAGGAAAGAATAAAACTATAAAACTACATGACCCACACACCTCGTAGGagtgttttcttttcttccgGATGTACAATCACACGCATTGACTGTCAACATGCAAGATGGCCACCCATCATCGGCAAAATGCTGCTGGGCGGAGAAAAGTACAGGTAAATCATAATTATGTAATAACTAGTCGATGTCTACAAACGACCAGGGAATGAGATTTCATCTAAATTCACAAACTGCGGACGCACGGGAGGCATTGAAAACCCCTCGCAGGAGGCAGTAGGACTGTTGAACCATGACTCCAGCCGGCTAACTTAGCTAGCTTAGCTAACGTTAGTTAGCGTTTTCAACCAATCGTCAATTCTTCACCAATTCAAATGTTGTGACTGTGGATATCATTGAGTTTAGGTGTGTTTGCGTCTATGATTATTCCGTCATATGAGCGACACATTCAGCTTGGGTAAACATTAACGTAATTTAACCCTGCAACTGGCTCTGTCTATTTGCTGGATTAATGCACGTCCGACGGCAGTCCTACCATGCAGTTTGCAAGTATGCAATATCATACAATTTAACACGAATGGACAAAACGTGTTGTTATCTTGCCGCGACAATTTTTGAGTTATCGTGGCGCCTATTCGCGTAAGCATTTACGAAACACTAAAACACATCAAATTGACATTGTAGTTACGGTAATTTCAAACTATGTATTGCGTTGATTTCTGTAATTGAGACTCCACACACCAACAATCATGATTCTACTGTGTGTTACAGGTGTCCTATGTCATTAGAGATGAGGTGGAGAAGTACAATCGGAATGGGGTGAATGCGCTACAACTGGACCCTGCGCTCAACAGACTGTTTACGGCTGGGAGGGACTCGATCATCCGGATATGGAGTGTCAACCAGCACAAAGTAATTCATTGTGCCCATCACAACTGAAACTATTAATACAGAAGTTATGTTTTCCTCATACTGTGTAGTTGCAGTTATGTGTATCCCTGATTAGATGATGGATAAGGCATTGGTTCCTATTATTTTTCATTGTAGCAGGACCCGTACATTGCCTCTATGGAGCATCATACAGACTGGGTCAACGACATTGTTCTATGCTGCAATGGCAAGACATGTAAGTGTGACCACATGTGGGTCGACCCCGGATGATCTCATGTTCTTCTGTCATGTGGACTTTCAATTAATCCCGCCTGCGAACGGACTCAACGTTAACCCAGAACAACCCCCTCCCATTTCCCCAGTGATCTCAGCCTCGTCCGACACGACGGTCAAAGTGTGGAACGCGCACAAGGGCTTCTGCATGTCCACGTTACGGACGCACAAGGACTACGTGAAGGCCCTGGCGTACGCCAAGGACAAGGAGCTGGTGGCGTCCGCCGGCCTCGACCGACAGATCTTCCTCTGGGACGTGAACACGCTCACGGCGCTCACGGCCTCCAACAACACCGTCACCAGTATGTCTTCATGGCACTTGAACCCCCCCTGCCGTGGTGCATCGTGGGTCTTGTAGTTTATTGTAATGGACTTCCTGTGATTATCTAAgtggttttgttgtttttcttccccCAACAGCCTCATCACTCAGTGGGAACAAAGACTCCATCTACAGCCTGGCGATGAATCAGATGGGCACGGTCATTGTGTCGGGCTCCACGGAAAAGGTATAGAGTCTCTCGGGTTACCTCATCAGGTTCTGTTCATTATACCTCATGCATTATCTTGTTATAAATTGTGTTGGTATTGATGTACGTCTACCCACCTCGTCCTTCGTATCCCCACGGCTGCTCTGCACTGTCCGGTTGCTGTAATTAGAAACGTCACATTTTTGGTAGTAACTCCAATTTCGTTTATGTTCTTTGGATTGTTGCCTGACTCCTCCTCGATACAAGCGGCtactaaataaatgttgttattgtttgtaAAGGTGCTAAGAGTCTGGGACCCTCGTACGTGTGCTAAGCTGATGAAACTGAAGGGCCACACGGACAATGTGAAATCACTGTTGTTGAATCGGGATGGCACTCAGGTGAGTCAGAACACCAGCAAAGACTCACAGagacaaacatttgtttatCCTGACTCTTGATTTAAACACCCATTTAAGATTGATCATGTCTTATGCCACTATTATGCCTTACCACTTATACAAAACCAGGTCATACAGGCGTTTTGGTAGCTGCTCCAATTTTGCTCTCAGTATCACTTGTGAGTCCCTGTAGTGCTAAACGACTCCATGTGActtaacctcctcctcctcctccagtgtcTGTCGGGCAGCTCGGACGGGACCATCCGGCTGTGGTCCCTGGGCCAGCAGCGCTGCATCGCCACCTACCGGGTCCACGACGAGGGCGTTTGGGCCCTGCAGGTCAACGAGGCCTTCACGCACATCTACTCGGGCGGCCGTGACAAGAAGATCTACTGCACCGACCTGCGCAACCCGGACATCCGCGTGCTCATCTGCGAGGAGAAGGCGCCCGTGCTCAAGGTGAGGAGGCCCGAGGGTCTGGCTGAGGAGCCTGTAGTAGTCTGGCCGGTGACCGTTATTGTCCTGAGATCTTGTGTTTTTGGACGTCTCACTTTGTCATGTACATTGATAGTGGTAGAGCAGGATAGCCCATAACTCTTAAagttgtaaaaatgtgtttggcTCTCGGCATAAGCTTTGTGGGTCTGAACCCCGAtttccacagtctacctgtaagcatccttgaacaagatctttttttttttggggttcTGGAAGAAAATTGAATGGTTAATAATTTTTCTGGTTCCTATTGCAATGACTATCCCTCTGttggttgtttgttttaagAAACGTGGTTGTTTGGACCTTGTCATTGGTGTAAATGTAAAGCGGGACAAGGAACCGGAGAACCAGACAGGCCGTTTACCGGTGGGAGTTAACCACATTAAAGCTCCTGTGGAAATGGGAACTGGGAATGACCTGGCAGATTTATAATGCAGTGTTTTAAATTAGCGAGGTTCCTTTTTTGATGGGTCTTGGTTGTGATCTCAGAGGATGTCTGGGGGTTTGGGTTAATGGAGTATGGTGATGGATCATAATGCTCTTGGTTTATGTTACATTGCTTAAAACGTCTTAGACTGTAGTAGCTGAGTGAACCCTCTTCGATTAATAATGTGTATCCACTTATCTTTAATTCATGGTTATTTTGATTGACTCTTTGGCTTCGTTCCAAGGTCCATCCTCAATCCATCTACTTCCCCATCAGAttaactctgtctctgtctctgtcactctctttctccccctgcccctgcccctgcccAGATGGAGCTGGACAGATCTGCTGATCCTCCCCCAGCGATCTGGGTGTCCACCACCAAGTCCTCTGTGAACAAATGGGTAGGCCAACGCATGTCCCCCCCGCACCAGTGACCCAGGCTCAACCTAGAGCTAGGAATagaggtgtctgtctgtgccagCACACCCATACACCGTGCCTGATAACGGTTTTCCGGGTGTGATTCATTTTACATATTAAGACCTTCGCAATGACTTTCGCAGTGGGATTACCGTTCCATTGCCTTCTTTACCTCCTATGCACCAGTCAGTAATTTGTCACAGAGAAAACCGCCCGTGGCGGCCGGTCATTATGATCAATAATGATAACATGTAGGGCATAACCTGTCTCCTTCTGTCCAGTCTCTAAAGGGAATACATAACTTCAGGGCCTCTGGAGAGTACGACAACGACTGCACCACCCCGCTAACGCCGCTGTCTACCCAGCCGGAGCAAGTCATCAAGGGTAAGCTCCACTGTATTAATTTATCCACAGCCGTCGATGCCCAGACACTTTATCATCCCCAAGGGGAAACGCTGGATGCTGTAAGCAGGATGCCTGTGGACTATTGTAGCTTCCCGTGGGTTTCTGATTCATCTAAAGTTTGTCGTTTGCAATCGTCTCTTAATTCTGTTTGCATGTTTCTTTGCAGGAGGCGCCAGTATTATCCAGTGTCACATTTTGAACGATAAGAGGCACATACTCACCAAAGACACCAACAACAACGTGGTATTCTGGGACGTGCTCAAGGTATAGTCTGcctggctgctgctgtgtgtctaGTTATATTTAGCCTGTTGGCGTCCTTTGCCCTGCTAACCGCCCCAGCAGTCCCTGGCTTCCTCCAACGTGTTTCTCCCCTTGTGTTTGGAGAGTTTTTCCCTTTGCCCTGCAGAGGGGTAAGGGTAGTGTGACCTCAATGTGAAACCCTTTGAGACTAACTGATTATGCGCCTTACAAATCATTTGGCCTTGACCAGTTCTGTTCGGTTTGTGTGACATGTCTGAGAGTGTGAGTCTGACCAAGGTGTTTGGGTGGGGCCTCTTGTCTTGATGCACTAGGCCTGCAAAGGAGAAGACCTGGGCAAGGTGGAGTTTGAAGAGGAGATCAAGAAGCGCTTCAAGATGGTCTACGTGCCAAATTGGTTCTCTGTGGATCTTAAGACGGGGGTGAGGGTCGatacagcgtgtgtgtgtgtgtgtgtgtgtgtgtgtgtgtgtgtgtgtgtgtgtgtgtgtgtgtgtgtgtgtgtgtgtgtgtgtgtgtgtgtgtgtgtgtgtgtgtgtgtgtgtgtgtgtgtgtgttagggctgtcactttttattcgaagttcgaatattcgttcgaaggtGGGGTGAAAAGTTCGAATTCGAAGTGTAATTCTCCATTCGAACTGTAAAAATGCGCTATAACGAAGAGAGCGGCGAGTGGCTTTTCCTCAATAAAGCGGCCCTCCTGGATCCCCGCTTCTCCCGGTTAGTCCACCTTTCCCCTGCACAGAAACATCTCGTGACTGAAAGCCTCTCACACGAGCTCATTGAAACGGAGACCGACACTGATCGCACACGACAGGGAGAAAAGTCCGCTGCTGCGCTGGGCGCGATGGGCAGCCTGTTGGGGGACTTATACAGCACGGCTGACAGAAGCAGCTGCAGCGGTAACGGAGAGCTGCGAGACTACTTGTAATTTTCTTTCCGTAAGGAATAAAAAGAGCAGCATGCCGTGTTGGAGGTCGGCCTCACAGATTGTTCGTTTATATAGGCTGTGTGTGCCATGGACGACATGCGCTCCGCATATCGCGCTCCGAGCAGTTATTGTTAATGCGTAAAAGACAGCCGCACTTGTGTGTCGGAGCTTcctcttgttgtgtttacaaatgtgttatcaaagatgtgtttttatcctGTGCTGTTATGAATTCAGTAGGTATACGTGATTTCCACAAGAAAAATGTATTCGAATTAATTATGgacattcgaaattcgttcgaatttcatttttggaaaaagtgacagccctagtgtgtgtgtgtgtgtgtgtgtgtgtgtgtgtgtgtgtgtgtgtgtgtgtgtgtgtgtgtgtgtgtgtgtgtgtgtgtgtgtgtgtgtgtgtgtgtgtgtgtgtgtgtgttggattccAGTGATCAGTACGCTGTCCTGTCTTTTCACAGATGCTCACCATCACGTTGGACGAGAGTGACTGCTTCGCTGCCTGGGTGTCCGCTAAGGACGCAGGGTTCTCAAGCTCTGATGGATCCGACCCAAAATGTACGTCATTGGATCTTTACCATATCTCTCCTTTATTGTCTCTCTATATGCATCTCTACACACACTTCAGCCAGTTGTACTCCACATGGGTTCCtctctgagggagagagagggccaggGGTTTGGCTCTCTGACCGTATAACACATCTGACTGTCGGCTGATCGGTCCAGTTTTTGAAGACAGGGCGTTTATTGTGATGTGAAGGGCTAGACACGTGACCTTGACTCGACATTGGCTTATTGTGCAGCCTGCAGTATATTATTTGCCTTTTTATACTTTTGTTTGACATTttccctttttgtgtgtgtttagtctTTGAGCGCTCATGGTGATTTTAATTTCATGCTTAAATTGTTGTCTTTTATTGAATGAAACACATAATTCAATCGTGAGATGTTAAGAATTCCTaattaaaggaaataaaaaatattcgacaatttaaaatatattttaaatttaatttaagTATGTAAAGCTCTCTGAATGGGCTTTGTTTTTTGAGGTGTTACTGTGTGTAAATGACCGTGACCTTGTCCTCCAGTGAACCTGGGGGGCCTCCTGCTGCAGGCCCTTCTGGAGTTCTGGCCCCGCACCCACATCAAccccatggaggaggaggacaacgaGGTCAACCACGGTAATGGAGCCAGCTTGGACTGGACTTAAGTGTGTGATCTCGTTGGCTTCAGTCGCCCACCCGTGCGCCCTGACTCATCCGTTCCAACCCAAACCCTATCATGCTACGGGTCCCCTCAAACTGTGTAGCGTACTGGAAGGTTTAGGGTATACGAGCCGGGGGGTCTCCAGGTGGTCTCATGGCTGTGTCGGCTCTCTCTGACCCCTCAGTGAACGGAGAGCAGGAGAACCGCGTCCAGAAGGGAAACGGCTACTTCCAGGTGCCCCCGCACACGCCCGTCATCTTCGGAGAGGCAGGGGGGCGGACCCTGTTCAGGTATTCTTGCTCTAGCTGATTCTGACTGGCTGCAAATGTATGAGCTAGCTGTTGTATCTggtggttctgattggctggtgggGTGATATCAACTCTCTGCCAATCTTATTAttgattggctgtgtgtgtatacagtatatcaATGTGCTGGCTATCTTTGTTACTGATTTACTATTACTAAGAATCACTTTCTGTTTGATTATCATTAAAGCAAGATGGCCGTTTCGGACACATCCATGGATGATAAATCAATGGGCCTTTCCTAATGTCCACTATGGAAACAGCAGTGATATATCACTGACAGTTCCTATCGGGGTGTAGCTGGCCGAGTAATGTGATGCTGCTGCCATCTGGCTGGTGTTGGGCTGGGTTTGTCTTTTAGTCTGGCCTTCCTTCCAGTCCCAGTTACCCTATAGGTCCTGGGCAGCTGTTTATTGGGTTTGATGGCACAATCCCTCCTGATCGCTTATGCATAACATGTACAGAGCTTGGTGGGTGATGAATGTGTATCTTATAATTTATTAGATTCCAAATGAGGACATTAGTCCCGATTCTGTTGACATTTGTATGTCCTAATATAAACTAAGGTGTTTAATTCGTTTCGGTCTGATCTTCATCTCAGGGACAAGTGGTTCATTATCATATAGTTATGGAACAGCGTACAGTATGGTGATTTTGAAGGCCATGTTGTACAAGCACTCGGATGTTACCGGGGGCATCCATCCGTGGTTTGGATTTGGATGGCGCTGCACCAGGGATTCATGTCCCCGGGCTGGGCTGGGCTGTATGTTTAGCCTGCTGGAGCCCCTCAGTAGGAGTCACCGTGGCTCCTGGCCCTCTGACCATGTGTACCGCCACGCTGTGCAGGCTGCTGTGCAGAGactctggaggagagacggagtCCATGCTGCTCAACGAGACCGTGCCTCAGTGGGTCATAGACATCACCGTAGACGTAAGTACCCGCGGACCCTTCGCTCGCTTCAGGTCCCCTCATTACTAACTCATGCCCTAGTTCAAGATATAGGCGTATCTGGTCATTACGATTGATGACTTACTATTACAATTGACCTTTTAATAAAATGCCCTTATCCCATTAGAATGGTACATTTGTTACTGATGACAAATTCCTTTTATGAATCATTTCTATGAGCTACTAcgcactaggggtgtaacggtacacttATTTGTACCGAACCGGCACTTCAGTGTGGTTACAGAGGTGGACCGCGGtacgtaaatgtggcgtacatagcgttaatatggcgaatgtaaaggcttgttttgcgatgcGGAATGTAAAACTTCAAGTCAGAGTTCTTCCTggaccgtttagccaaagtatactacACCGACTCTGTAATCC is a genomic window of Gadus morhua chromosome 8, gadMor3.0, whole genome shotgun sequence containing:
- the LOC115548524 gene encoding WD repeat-containing protein 48 translates to MATHHRQNAAGRRKVQVSYVIRDEVEKYNRNGVNALQLDPALNRLFTAGRDSIIRIWSVNQHKQDPYIASMEHHTDWVNDIVLCCNGKTLISASSDTTVKVWNAHKGFCMSTLRTHKDYVKALAYAKDKELVASAGLDRQIFLWDVNTLTALTASNNTVTTSSLSGNKDSIYSLAMNQMGTVIVSGSTEKVLRVWDPRTCAKLMKLKGHTDNVKSLLLNRDGTQCLSGSSDGTIRLWSLGQQRCIATYRVHDEGVWALQVNEAFTHIYSGGRDKKIYCTDLRNPDIRVLICEEKAPVLKMELDRSADPPPAIWVSTTKSSVNKWSLKGIHNFRASGEYDNDCTTPLTPLSTQPEQVIKGGASIIQCHILNDKRHILTKDTNNNVVFWDVLKACKGEDLGKVEFEEEIKKRFKMVYVPNWFSVDLKTGMLTITLDESDCFAAWVSAKDAGFSSSDGSDPKLNLGGLLLQALLEFWPRTHINPMEEEDNEVNHVNGEQENRVQKGNGYFQVPPHTPVIFGEAGGRTLFRLLCRDSGGETESMLLNETVPQWVIDITVDKNMPKFNKIPFYLQPHSSSGAKTLKKDRLSASDMLQVRKVMEHVYEKIINLDNESQTTSSSANDKPGEQEKDEDMAMLAEEKIELMCQDHVLDPNMDLRTVKHFIWKSGGDLTLHYRQKST